One Streptomyces sp. SAI-135 DNA segment encodes these proteins:
- a CDS encoding cysteine dioxygenase family protein: MNSDNDLQIAGDLLEVPHLLQAPREHPATVAEFVGLARSIAADRSQWAHLVQYDATSRWYHRLRTGPGYEVWLLSWVPGQGSGLHDHGPSSGVLTVLEGALTERTERGTRALAAGAQRVFAPGYVHEVVNDALEPAVSLHVYYPGLTEMPMHTACTARETYDEADVVTA, encoded by the coding sequence ATGAACAGCGACAACGACCTCCAGATCGCCGGCGACCTCCTCGAGGTCCCGCACCTCCTCCAGGCACCCCGCGAGCACCCGGCCACCGTCGCCGAGTTCGTCGGGCTGGCCCGCTCCATCGCGGCCGACCGCTCGCAGTGGGCCCACCTGGTCCAGTACGACGCGACGAGCCGCTGGTACCACCGGCTGCGCACCGGCCCCGGCTACGAGGTGTGGCTGCTGTCCTGGGTGCCAGGACAGGGCAGCGGCCTGCACGACCACGGCCCGTCCTCCGGTGTCCTCACCGTTCTGGAGGGTGCGCTGACCGAGCGGACCGAGCGGGGCACGCGCGCGCTGGCGGCGGGGGCGCAGCGGGTGTTCGCGCCGGGGTACGTGCACGAGGTCGTCAACGACGCGCTGGAACCGGCGGTGAGCCTGCACGTCTACTACCCGGGCCTGACCGAGATGCCCATGCACACGGCCTGCACCGCCCGCGAGACCTACGACGAGGCCGACGTCGTCACCGCGTGA
- the cofD gene encoding 2-phospho-L-lactate transferase, with protein MRIVVLAGGIGGARFLRGLKQAAPDADITVIGNTGDDIHLFGLKVCPDLDTVMYTLGGGINEEQGWGRADETFHLKEELAAYGVGPEWFGLGDRDFATHIVRTQMIGAGYPLSAVTEALCDRWKPGVRLIPMTDDRVETHVAVEIDGERKAVHFQEYWVRLRASVPAHAVVPVGAEQAKPAPGVLEAIAEADVVLFPPSNPVVSVGTILAVPGIREAIAEAGVPVVGLSPIVGDAPVRGMADKVLAAVGVESTAAAVAEHYGSGLLDGWLVDTVDEGAVGRVESAGIRCRAVPLMMTDLDATARMAREALELAEEVRGA; from the coding sequence ATGCGAATCGTGGTTCTGGCAGGCGGCATCGGCGGTGCCCGTTTCCTGCGTGGTCTGAAGCAGGCCGCGCCGGACGCGGACATCACGGTCATCGGCAACACCGGGGACGACATCCACCTCTTCGGGCTGAAGGTCTGCCCCGACCTGGACACGGTGATGTACACGCTCGGCGGCGGCATCAACGAGGAACAGGGATGGGGCCGGGCCGACGAGACCTTCCACCTCAAGGAGGAGCTCGCGGCGTACGGCGTCGGGCCCGAGTGGTTCGGGCTCGGGGACCGGGACTTCGCCACACACATCGTGCGGACGCAGATGATCGGTGCCGGGTATCCGCTGAGCGCGGTGACCGAGGCACTGTGCGACCGGTGGAAGCCGGGCGTGCGGCTGATCCCGATGACCGACGACCGGGTCGAGACCCATGTCGCGGTCGAGATCGACGGCGAGCGCAAGGCCGTGCACTTCCAGGAGTACTGGGTGCGGCTGCGGGCGTCCGTGCCGGCCCACGCGGTGGTGCCGGTGGGAGCGGAGCAGGCCAAGCCGGCGCCGGGGGTCCTGGAGGCGATCGCGGAGGCGGACGTCGTGCTGTTCCCGCCGTCCAACCCCGTCGTGTCCGTCGGCACCATCCTGGCCGTGCCCGGGATCCGCGAGGCGATCGCCGAGGCCGGGGTGCCGGTCGTGGGGCTGTCCCCCATCGTCGGGGACGCGCCCGTGCGCGGCATGGCCGACAAGGTGCTCGCGGCGGTCGGCGTCGAGTCCACGGCCGCGGCGGTCGCCGAGCACTACGGCTCGGGGCTGCTGGACGGCTGGCTCGTCGACACCGTGGACGAGGGCGCGGTCGGGCGGGTCGAGTCGGCCGGCATCCGCTGCCGGGCCGTACCGCTGATGATGACCGACCTCGACGCGACCGCGCGGATGGCGCGGGAGGCGCTGGAGCTGGCGGAGGAGGTGCGCGGAGCTTGA
- a CDS encoding coenzyme F420-0:L-glutamate ligase, translated as MLADGYRVWAVPGLPEVQRGDDLAKMIAAAEPGLADGDVLLVTSKIVSKAEGRAVEAGDREAAIDAETVRVVARRGPLRIVENRQGLVMAAAGVDASNTPSGTVLLLPEDPDASARAIRDGLRDALGVDVGVVVTDTFGRPWRTGLTDVAIGAAGVRVLDDLRGGTDAYGNPLSATVVATADELAAAGDLVKGKAAGLPVAVVRGLAHVVDGEHGEGARAMVRHARDDMFRLGTSEAVREAVAQRRTVRAFTDEPVDPGAVRRAVALAVTAPAPHHTTPWRFVLLESAESRTRLLDAMRDAWIADLRRDGKSEESIAKRVRRGDVLRNAPYLVVPCLVMNGSHTYGDVRRDAAEREMFVVAAGAGVQNFLVALAGERLGSAWVSSTMFCRDVVREVLGLPEDWDPMGAVAVGHPAEESRPRPEREAGSFIEVR; from the coding sequence ATGCTTGCCGACGGCTACCGGGTCTGGGCCGTTCCCGGTCTTCCCGAGGTGCAGCGGGGGGACGACCTCGCCAAGATGATCGCCGCCGCCGAGCCCGGCCTGGCGGACGGGGACGTCCTGCTCGTCACCTCGAAGATCGTGTCCAAGGCGGAGGGGCGGGCCGTCGAGGCCGGCGACCGGGAGGCCGCGATCGACGCCGAGACCGTACGGGTCGTGGCGCGGCGCGGCCCGCTCCGGATCGTCGAGAACCGGCAGGGGCTGGTGATGGCCGCCGCCGGGGTGGACGCCTCCAACACCCCTTCGGGGACCGTGCTGCTGCTGCCCGAGGACCCGGACGCGTCCGCGCGGGCGATCCGGGACGGGCTGCGGGACGCCCTCGGGGTCGACGTCGGCGTCGTCGTCACCGACACCTTCGGGCGGCCCTGGCGCACCGGGCTCACCGATGTCGCGATCGGCGCCGCCGGGGTGCGGGTGCTGGACGATCTGCGGGGCGGGACGGACGCGTACGGCAATCCGCTGAGCGCGACCGTAGTGGCGACGGCCGACGAGCTGGCCGCCGCCGGTGATCTCGTCAAGGGCAAGGCAGCCGGACTGCCCGTCGCCGTGGTGCGCGGGCTGGCGCACGTGGTGGACGGGGAGCACGGGGAGGGGGCGCGGGCCATGGTGCGTCACGCGCGCGACGACATGTTCCGGCTGGGGACCTCCGAGGCGGTGCGGGAGGCGGTGGCCCAGCGGCGTACCGTACGGGCCTTCACCGACGAGCCCGTCGACCCCGGGGCCGTGCGGCGGGCGGTGGCGCTCGCGGTGACCGCGCCCGCGCCGCACCACACCACGCCGTGGCGGTTCGTGCTGCTGGAGTCCGCCGAGTCCCGGACCCGTCTCCTCGACGCCATGCGGGACGCCTGGATCGCCGATCTGCGGCGGGACGGGAAGTCGGAGGAGTCCATCGCGAAGCGGGTGCGCAGAGGGGACGTCCTGCGGAACGCTCCCTATCTCGTCGTGCCGTGTCTCGTGATGAACGGGTCGCACACGTACGGCGACGTGCGGCGGGACGCGGCCGAGCGGGAGATGTTCGTGGTCGCCGCGGGAGCCGGGGTGCAGAACTTCCTCGTCGCGCTGGCCGGGGAGCGGCTGGGGTCGGCGTGGGTGTCGTCCACGATGTTCTGCCGGGACGTGGTGCGGGAGGTGCTGGGGCTGCCGGAGGACTGGGATCCGATGGGGGCCGTGGCGGTGGGGCATCCCGCGGAGGAGTCCCGGCCCCGGCCCGAGCGGGAGGCCGGGAGCTTCATCGAGGTGCGGTGA
- a CDS encoding WhiB family transcriptional regulator produces the protein MTETVQQLLVDDADEELGWQERALCAQTDPESFFPEKGGSTREAKKVCLSCEVRSECLEYALANDERFGIWGGLSERERRRLKKAAV, from the coding sequence ATGACCGAGACGGTGCAGCAACTGCTGGTCGACGACGCGGACGAGGAACTCGGCTGGCAGGAGCGCGCGCTGTGCGCCCAGACCGACCCCGAGTCCTTCTTCCCGGAGAAGGGCGGCTCCACCCGCGAGGCCAAGAAGGTCTGCCTCTCCTGCGAGGTCCGCTCCGAGTGCCTCGAGTACGCCCTCGCCAACGACGAGCGCTTCGGCATCTGGGGCGGCCTGTCGGAACGCGAACGCCGCAGGCTGAAGAAGGCCGCCGTCTGA
- a CDS encoding DNA-3-methyladenine glycosylase 2 family protein has protein sequence MAGRFAPRPTRTTVRGGEVVVPAARREAAARVEAPLVRTWRPQWPVELGLVLGALRRGPADPTFRALPDGSVWRASRTPAGPGTLRVCVYGGEVRGEAWGPGGEWLLSQLPEMLGAADDPSAFVPRHRVVAHSWHRRPGLRLTRTGLVLESLIPSVLEQKVTTDEAYRAWRLLVRKFGEPAPGPAAGGRLWVMPSPRTWALIPSWEWHRAGVDNKRASTILRCVRVAARLEEAVSMPPAAAQARLEVVPGVGPWTSAEVVQRSHGAADAVTVGDLHLPGIVGFALAGDRDADDAVMLSLLEPYAGQRHRAARLILLSGRTPPRRAPRMTRGDIGRL, from the coding sequence GTGGCAGGACGTTTCGCCCCCAGGCCCACGCGTACGACCGTGCGCGGTGGGGAGGTCGTCGTGCCCGCCGCGCGGCGGGAGGCGGCGGCGCGGGTGGAGGCCCCGCTGGTGCGCACATGGCGGCCGCAGTGGCCCGTCGAACTCGGGCTGGTGCTCGGGGCGCTGCGGCGCGGGCCGGCGGATCCCACCTTCCGGGCGCTGCCGGACGGGTCCGTGTGGCGGGCCAGCCGCACGCCTGCCGGGCCCGGGACCCTGCGGGTGTGCGTGTACGGCGGTGAGGTGCGCGGCGAGGCGTGGGGGCCGGGCGGTGAGTGGCTGCTGTCGCAGTTGCCGGAGATGCTCGGGGCCGCGGACGATCCCTCCGCCTTCGTGCCCCGGCACCGGGTCGTGGCGCACTCCTGGCATCGGCGGCCGGGGCTGCGGCTGACGCGGACCGGGCTGGTGCTGGAGTCGTTGATCCCTTCCGTGCTGGAGCAGAAGGTCACGACGGACGAGGCGTACCGGGCGTGGCGGCTGCTGGTGCGGAAGTTCGGGGAGCCGGCGCCGGGGCCTGCGGCGGGCGGGCGGTTGTGGGTGATGCCCTCGCCCCGGACATGGGCGTTGATTCCGTCGTGGGAGTGGCACCGGGCCGGGGTCGACAACAAGCGGGCCTCGACGATTCTGCGGTGCGTGCGGGTCGCTGCGCGGCTGGAGGAGGCGGTTTCGATGCCGCCGGCCGCGGCGCAGGCTCGGCTGGAGGTGGTGCCGGGGGTGGGGCCGTGGACTTCGGCGGAGGTGGTGCAGCGGAGTCATGGGGCGGCGGATGCGGTGACCGTGGGGGATCTGCATCTGCCGGGGATCGTGGGGTTCGCGCTCGCGGGGGACCGGGATGCGGATGACGCGGTGATGTTGTCGTTGCTGGAGCCGTATGCGGGGCAGCGGCATCGGGCGGCTCGGTTGATCTTGTTGAGTGGGCGTACGCCTCCTCGGCGGGCGCCGCGGATGACTCGGGGGGACATCGGGAGGTTGTGA